A genomic stretch from Mus pahari chromosome 6, PAHARI_EIJ_v1.1, whole genome shotgun sequence includes:
- the Rgs3 gene encoding regulator of G-protein signaling 3 isoform X2 codes for MFETEADEKEMPLVEGKGPGAEDSAPSKDPSPSQEPPAGPDLPPSKDPSPSQELPPGQDLPPSKDPSPIQELPPGQDLPPSKDPSPSQELPPGQDLPPRKDSSGQEAAPGPESPPSEDIATCPKPSQSPETSASKDSPPGQGSGSSPTTELPSCQGLAAGQESTSQDPLLSQEPPVIPESSASVQKRLPSQESPPSLGSPPEKALAEQNISPGEPPAATGAVPPASRPNFVIPEVRLDSAYSQQDGAHGGSSGEDEDAEEGEEGEEGEEDEEDDTSDDNYGDHSEAKRSSLIETGQGAEGGFSLRVQNSLRRRTHSEGSLLQESRGPCFASDTTLHCSDGEGATSTWAIPSPRTLKKELGRNGGSMHHLSLFFTGHRKMSGTDLAECDEASRKRKSKNIAKDMKNKLAIFRRRNESPGAQPASKTDKTTKSFKPTSEEALKWSESLEKLLLHKYGLEVFQAFLRTEFSEENLEFWLACEDFKKVKSQSKMAAKAKKIFAEFIAIQACKEVNLDSYTREHTKENLQSITRGCFDLAQKRIFGLMEKDSYPRFLRSDLYLDLINQKKMSPPL; via the exons ATgtttgagacagaggcagatgagaAGGAGATGCCCCTGGTCGAGGGGAAGGGGCCAGGTGCTGAGGACTCCGCACCCAGCAAGGATCCCTCTCCCAGTCAGGAGCCTCCTGCAGGACCAGACCTCCCTCCCAGCAAAGACCCCTCTCCCAGCCAGGAGCTTCCTCCAGGACAAGACCTCCCTCCCAGCAAAgacccctctcccatccaggagCTTCCTCCAGGACAAGACCTCCCTCCCAGCAAAGACCCCTCTCCCAGCCAGGAGCTTCCTCCAGGACAAGACCTCCCACCCAGGAAGGACTCCTCAGGCCAAGAAGCTGCTCCTGGCCCAGAATCTCCACCCAGTGAAGACATAGCAACCTGCCCTAAGCCCTCTCAAAGCCCAGAAACCTCAGCAAGCAAGGACTCCCCACCAGGCCAGGGATCGGGATCCTCTCCGACCACAGAACTCCCATCTTGCCAGGGCCTTGCTGCTGGTCAAGAATCTACTAGCCAGGACCCTCTGCTCAGTCAAGAGCCCCCTGTTATCCCAGAATCCTCTGCCTCCGTCCAGAAACGTCTACCGTCTCAGGAGTCACCCCCCAGCCTAGGCTCCCCGCCAGAAAAGGCTCTTGCTGAGCAGAACATCAGCCCTGGGGAGCCACCAGCCGCCACTGGTGCTGTACCGCCAGCCTCCAGACCTAACTTTGTGATCCCCGAGGTCCGCCTGGATAGTGCCTACAGCCAGCAGGATGGGGCCCACGGAGGCAGCTCTGGTGAGGATGAGGatgcagaagagggagaggagggggaagaaggggaggaagatgaggaggatgacACCAGCGATGACAACTACGGGGATCATAGCGAGGCCAAGCGCAGCAGCCTGATTGAGACTGGCCAAGGCGCCGAGGGCGGCTTCTCCTTGCGTGTGCAGAACTCGCTGCGGCGCCGGACGCACAGCGAGGGCAGCCTGCTGCAGGAGTCCCGGGGGCCCTGCTTTGCCTCTGACACCACCCTACACTGCTCTGATGGTGAGGGCGCCACATCCACCTGGGCTATCCCTTCACCCCGCACCCTCAAAAAAGAACTGGGTCGTAATGGAGGCTCCATGCACCACCTTTCCCTGTTCTTCACGGGACACAGGAAG ATGAGTGGGACTGACCTCGCAGAATGTGATGAAGCTTCCCggaagagaaagagcaaaaaCAT AGCCAAGGACATGAAGAATAAGCTGGCCATCTTCAGGCGGCGGAACGAATCTCCCGGggcccagccagccagcaagaCAGACAAGACAACCAAGTCCTTCAA GCCTACCTCGGAGGAAGCCCTCAAGTGGAGCGAGTCCCTGGAAAAGTTGCTGCTTCATAAAT ATGGCTTAGAAGTGTTCCAGGCCTTCCTTCGCACCGAGTTCAGTGAGGAGAACCTGGAGTTCTGGCTCGCTTGCGAAGACTTCAAGAAGGTCAAATCACAGTCCAAGATGGCAGCCAAAGCCAAGAAGATCTTTGCTGAGTTCATCGCGATCCAGGCTTGCAAGGAG GTAAACCTGGACTCGTACACACGAGAACACACCAAGGAGAATCTGCAGAGCATTACCCGAGGCTGCTTTGACCTGGCACAGAAACGTATCTTTGGGCTCATGGAGAAGGACTCTTACCCTCGCTTCCTCCGCTCTGACCTCTACCTGGACCTCATTAACCAGAAGAAGATGAGTCCCCCGCTCTAG
- the Rgs3 gene encoding regulator of G-protein signaling 3 isoform X5 — protein sequence MKNKLAIFRRRNESPGAQPASKTDKTTKSFKPTSEEALKWSESLEKLLLHKYGLEVFQAFLRTEFSEENLEFWLACEDFKKVKSQSKMAAKAKKIFAEFIAIQACKEVNLDSYTREHTKENLQSITRGCFDLAQKRIFGLMEKDSYPRFLRSDLYLDLINQKKMSPPL from the exons ATGAAGAATAAGCTGGCCATCTTCAGGCGGCGGAACGAATCTCCCGGggcccagccagccagcaagaCAGACAAGACAACCAAGTCCTTCAA GCCTACCTCGGAGGAAGCCCTCAAGTGGAGCGAGTCCCTGGAAAAGTTGCTGCTTCATAAAT ATGGCTTAGAAGTGTTCCAGGCCTTCCTTCGCACCGAGTTCAGTGAGGAGAACCTGGAGTTCTGGCTCGCTTGCGAAGACTTCAAGAAGGTCAAATCACAGTCCAAGATGGCAGCCAAAGCCAAGAAGATCTTTGCTGAGTTCATCGCGATCCAGGCTTGCAAGGAG GTAAACCTGGACTCGTACACACGAGAACACACCAAGGAGAATCTGCAGAGCATTACCCGAGGCTGCTTTGACCTGGCACAGAAACGTATCTTTGGGCTCATGGAGAAGGACTCTTACCCTCGCTTCCTCCGCTCTGACCTCTACCTGGACCTCATTAACCAGAAGAAGATGAGTCCCCCGCTCTAG
- the Rgs3 gene encoding regulator of G-protein signaling 3 isoform X4 — MLRGMYLTRNGNLQRRHTMKEAKDMKNKLAIFRRRNESPGAQPASKTDKTTKSFKPTSEEALKWSESLEKLLLHKYGLEVFQAFLRTEFSEENLEFWLACEDFKKVKSQSKMAAKAKKIFAEFIAIQACKEVNLDSYTREHTKENLQSITRGCFDLAQKRIFGLMEKDSYPRFLRSDLYLDLINQKKMSPPL, encoded by the exons ATGCTGCGAGGCATGTACCTCACTCGCAATGGGAACCTACAGAGGCGGCACACCATGAAGGA AGCCAAGGACATGAAGAATAAGCTGGCCATCTTCAGGCGGCGGAACGAATCTCCCGGggcccagccagccagcaagaCAGACAAGACAACCAAGTCCTTCAA GCCTACCTCGGAGGAAGCCCTCAAGTGGAGCGAGTCCCTGGAAAAGTTGCTGCTTCATAAAT ATGGCTTAGAAGTGTTCCAGGCCTTCCTTCGCACCGAGTTCAGTGAGGAGAACCTGGAGTTCTGGCTCGCTTGCGAAGACTTCAAGAAGGTCAAATCACAGTCCAAGATGGCAGCCAAAGCCAAGAAGATCTTTGCTGAGTTCATCGCGATCCAGGCTTGCAAGGAG GTAAACCTGGACTCGTACACACGAGAACACACCAAGGAGAATCTGCAGAGCATTACCCGAGGCTGCTTTGACCTGGCACAGAAACGTATCTTTGGGCTCATGGAGAAGGACTCTTACCCTCGCTTCCTCCGCTCTGACCTCTACCTGGACCTCATTAACCAGAAGAAGATGAGTCCCCCGCTCTAG